A single region of the Nicotiana sylvestris chromosome 6, ASM39365v2, whole genome shotgun sequence genome encodes:
- the LOC104232453 gene encoding SAGA-associated factor 11 isoform X1: MSAPNEDNISNPQLSSNVFNELLDSIIVDVASECHRIAKLGLDCNLEEEEEELRLSAQARATVADPSNSSETNGKYIVDIFGQTHPPVANEILECMNCSRSIVAGRFAPHLEKCMGKGRKTRLKATRSSTAQNRYTRSNSVSTYSPYSNSTSTSRLPNGTSGVAGNEYSNGSLEEL, encoded by the exons ATGTCCGCGCCAAATGAGGATAATATCTCTAATCCGCAG TTGTCCTCTAACGTTTTCAATGAGCTCCTTGATTCTATCATTGTTGATGTTGCATCCGAGTGTCACCGAATAGCTAAATTAGGCCTTGATTGTAAtttagaagaagaagaggaagaactgCGGTTGTCTGCCCAAGCTCGGGCAACAGTAGCCGATCCTAGCAATAGTAGTGAAACAAATGGCAAATACATTGTAGATATATTTGGGCAAACTCATCCTCCTGTCGCAAATGAGATACTTGAATGTATGAACTGTAGCCGGTCTATAGTGGCTGGACGGTTTGCTCCTCACTTGGAGAAATGCATGGGAAAG GGGAGGAAGACCCGTCTTAAGGCAACAAGAAGTAGCACTGCTCAGAACCGGTATACACGAAGCAATTCTGTTTCAACCTACTCACCTTATTCAAATTCCACCAGCACGAGCCGGTTACCAAATGGAACTTCCGGTGTTGCAGGTAATGAATACTCAAATGGCTCCTTAGAAGAGTTATGA
- the LOC104232453 gene encoding SAGA-associated factor 11 isoform X2 yields MSAPNEDNISNPQLSSNVFNELLDSIIVDVASECHRIAKLGLDCNLEEEEEELRLSAQARATVADPSNSSETNGKYIVDIFGQTHPPVANEILECMNCSRSIVAGRFAPHLEKCMGKGRKTRLKATRSSTAQNR; encoded by the exons ATGTCCGCGCCAAATGAGGATAATATCTCTAATCCGCAG TTGTCCTCTAACGTTTTCAATGAGCTCCTTGATTCTATCATTGTTGATGTTGCATCCGAGTGTCACCGAATAGCTAAATTAGGCCTTGATTGTAAtttagaagaagaagaggaagaactgCGGTTGTCTGCCCAAGCTCGGGCAACAGTAGCCGATCCTAGCAATAGTAGTGAAACAAATGGCAAATACATTGTAGATATATTTGGGCAAACTCATCCTCCTGTCGCAAATGAGATACTTGAATGTATGAACTGTAGCCGGTCTATAGTGGCTGGACGGTTTGCTCCTCACTTGGAGAAATGCATGGGAAAG GGGAGGAAGACCCGTCTTAAGGCAACAAGAAGTAGCACTGCTCAGAACCG GTAA